Sequence from the Alosa sapidissima isolate fAloSap1 chromosome 21, fAloSap1.pri, whole genome shotgun sequence genome:
gaggcggtgtgtgtgtgtgtgtgtgtgtgtgtgtgagctgtagcggcggtgtgtgtgtgtgtgtgagctgtagaggcggtgtgtgtgtgtgtgtgagctgtagaggcggtgtgtgtgtgtgtgtgtgtgtgagctgtagcggcggtgtgtgtgtgtgtgtgagctgtagcggcggtgtgtgtgtgtgtgtgtgtgtgagctgtagcGCCGGTgtgtatccacacacacatgctcatacacacacactcatatccacacacacatgctctcatacacttacacacacacactctcgtatacacacacactcttacatatccacacatatacatgctctttcattcacacagatacacacctaCCCATGTGCACTGGCTCCATCACTCACagactctatcacacacacacattctctatcacacacacacacattctctaattctctatctcacacacacattctctaattctctatcacacacacacacattctcttactcacatagtctctctctccctctcaataacacactcagtctttctctctctctctctctctctctctcatacacacagccCCCCCAGGGGAGACCCACTAGAGGAACAGGGGGAACAGAGACAGGGGGAAGAAAAGAGGAATTGGACTCCGAGCTCTTCTGTCTTTAGAGCACTTTaatggaattacattctcttaACAGCTGCCAGGCAAATCACTGCATTTCCACAGGATTctgacaagacacacacacacacacacacacacacacacacacacacacaaacgcacgcaaaTATTACACTCTGGGACTAGTTCCCCCCCCCCTTAAGCAGAGGGGTGTAAGTCCTTCCACATCCCTTGTCagagggtgtggggggggggggtgctacgGCCTGGTCGTCCTGGtctggggggtgtggggggggggtctacgGCCGGTCATCCTGGtctggggagggtggggggctgCTACGACCGGTCGTCCTGGATGTCGAACTGGCGGTTGGGTTTGGTGGCCTCCAGCATGAGCTCGTACAGCTGGCCCACCTGCTCGTCCTGGAAGTGCTTGAGCCGCTCCTCGGACAGAACCACCCCGAACTCCAGCTTCTCCAGCTTCCCAGACATGGTGTCCAGAACCTGCGTCTGCAGCGTGGCCCGGTACTTCTgcaggacagagaggaagaggacgtcaacgaggaagaggaggaggaggaagaggaggtcaacgaggaagaggaggaggtcaatgaggaagaggaggaggaggtcaatgaggaagaggaggaggaggtcaatgaggaagaggaaagggaggaagagaaggaggaagagctcagagaggaagaggaggaggaggaggtcaatgaggaagaggaggaggaggaggtcaatgaggaagaggaggaggaggtcaatgaggaagaggaaagggggggaagagaaggaggaagagctcagagaggaagaggaggtcagagaggaagaggacgagaaggaggtcagagaggaaaaggaggaaggtgtccatgaggaggaggaggaagaggaggaatattaggttgaggaagaggaggatgaggaggaagaataGGAGGCAGTAGCTGGGTCTCCAGCCAACTCAATAAaatgttgaacacacacacacacacacacacacacacacacactcactcactcactcacattcagGAAATATAACCTAAAAGAAAAGAGTCTCATTTTgtaacatgtgaatgtgactctCTCCTAATCAAGGCAGCTTGTCTGGCTGTGGTTGTGTAGGCAAATTAGTAGGAACATTATTGCAACGATGTGATATGATACCAGTTCACTTTGCAACGATGTGATCTGATACCAGTTAACTTTGCAACGATGTGATCTGATACCAGTTAACTTTGCAACGATGTGATCTGATACCAGTTAACTTTGCGATGTGATTTGATACTAGTTAACTTTGCAACGATGCAACGATTTGATACCAGTAACATCTGGTTGTCCCTTTGACCCCAACTCCACCTCCCTCTAGAGAATTCATCTCTTGTTCAACTAAACGACTTCCAGATTGTATGTGAATATCAATCATTTGCACACTGGATTTCTAATCAAAATACtccaagtctctctctccatcgcaTCAGCACCCaactcaccaccaccactggcaCTGgaaaccagcacacacacacacacacacacacatcagcgcccAGATCACCACCACTGGCACTggaagccagcacacacacacacacacacacacacacatcagcgcccAACTCACCACCACTCACTGTGGCACTGGAAGCCAGCACAAACACATCAGCGCCCAATTCACCACCACTGGCACTggaagccagcacacacacacacacacacacacacacacacacacacacacacacacacacacatcagtgctcAACTCACCATCACTCACTGTGGCATTGGAAGCTAGCACACCAAATCTGCTTTGGTTAATGAACATGTACTCTGGTAAGAACTTTGCGTACTGAGAACAACTTATTACtaaaccttacacacacacagacagacacacacacacacacccatagacacacacgcacacacacgtgcaccaaTTCAAAAGAATGCTCTGAATGTATTAATTTGAAGTCTTGGGCTTGTATGAGCCCAGCTGCCCTGGTCAGACCTCATCTTGCGTTGGGAGATGGCGCCGTGTGGAGAGGGCTGGGCTGGGGTCGCCGTGGGCTACCTGGCGAGGTTAATGGAAGTCCCATCCTCCTTCGCCCTCTACAATActaccacccacacacagacgcacacgcacgcacacacacacgcacgcacacagacgcgcacacacacacacagacacagacgcgcacacacacacacagagacgcgcacacacacacacacacacacagacgcgcacacagacgcacacacgcgcacacacacacacagacgcacacacatacaatcacagAGACGCtcagtcacacacgcacacaatcacataATGGTGGAGCTGAGGAGAGAGACCAATCTCACACAGGCAGGGACAGCCAACACCTTATCAGCCGCAGGCCTTCACAGAATGTTCCGGAACTCTCACAAAGATTCCACAGCCCACGGAACACCCATCATTCTTCTTCTAAGTGTGGCATTCCAAAAAAGGATTCCTAGCATACTTAGACATAATAATCAAACttgaatactgtgtgtgtgtgtgtatggcctcAGCTGTGTGTGACAGCTTTTCTGAATTAAGGAGCATATTTCCCTCAAGGTTGCTTGATATTCATGTTGTGTAATTCGGTGACTGAAACCCCAGAATTGCCTCCAActgccccctctcctccacctgccCTCCCTCTTCCACATACCCCACTCTAACTGCCCCCCATACCCCACTCTAACTGCCCCTTTCCCCCCACATACCCCACTCCACCATCTACCCCACTCTAACTGCCCCCCCATACCCAACTCTAACTGCCCCCCCCATACCCAACTCTAACTGCCCCAGTGTCCTCCATCTACCCCACTCTAACTACCCCCCACATACCCCACTCTAACTGCACCCCCCATACCCAACTCTAACTGCCCCCCCCATACCCAACTCTAACTGCCCCAGTGTCCTCCATCTACCCCACTCTAACTACCCCCCACATACCCCACTCTAACTGCACCCCCCATACCCAACTCTAACTGCCCCCGTGTCCTCCATCTACCCCACTctaactgcccccccccacataccccACTCTAACGGCCCCCCCCATACCCAACTCTAACTGCCCCCGTGTCCTCCACATACCCCACTCTAACTGCCCCCCTCAGATGAGTCTCAGTGTGCCGGGGTCCCAAATGCACAAAGATAAATCTGCCAGCAGCCCCATGAATCAGCCCTCCGAGCGTCTCACTGGCGCGACGTGGACGCCGCCTTCATTCATAAAGAGGGAaataaaacaaagacacacacacacacacacacacacactccgccctGGACCTCCTCTTTAGGGCTGGGCCATTGATAAAACATCTTAGATGTTGGATGCGATTCAGTTTCATAAATGAGAGGCAATTTGCCAAAGAGCCTTCTGTTCTATTCAGCATAATGGAATTATTTTGAATCTCtgccaggaggaggaggggggggagggggccaACGAAAAAGCTGCCGAATGCACATCCACGAGCAGAAACTTTtcagggtgtgtgtatatgggagtgtgagtgtgtgtgtgtgtgtagtaggtgGGTTGGACCTGGGCAGATCTGACCAGAATGTAAATGATCCCACTTGCGTCATCTTGAAGTCGACTAAGACATTgctcagtccctccaggatttttttgagattgttgcaatctaaaatgcctgatttcgcaacaacttttctaaaaaattgcgatggaagttgcggtgtttttagctgtttgttgcgaagaaattgcgagaggaagtgaaaattcCAAAAATAAattgcaaaaatatatattttttttaattaattacatttattttataatttttttaattgagggtaattaaggttagtaagaccaaaattacacggatcatcttgatgcttattaaaaaggataagtaaaggtaaatagtaagggttacagaaaatcaaagtaggcctaggctactctatttgtgtaaatactttgactggggtaattcacaaagcagtataacctttcgtagaactgtccaaaaaagacagccccctaaagagatggcatcatgtcatatgtttcaatacattcatatatgttgtaattcatattaagttcatatctttttaataattcatattctgtgacttgcataattactaatagccaactaagtatctagtaatttcatattgatttaaactattagactacacttttctttaatgttattacattggtggtgtgtaagtctaattgactgcctgcaactttaaggacgtgagagtagcgtaATAACATATCTAAGTGGATTGGaacgcttgcatctcactgtgttcggctacaactggaaaaaaactttttgcatagtgcaatacgatatgtggatagaattcgggatgttttttatgtcattagttaaaataaatgtttaaaaataactcgtatgaaatcattcttggatcatagaagaggtaaatgtcttacaatgttattaatttctatgattttgctagcactacacaaactgagcccacaagctagcaaacatgacacgagctaaaaggacatctccaggtgtaaacgtttgccaatgggttgcatattgtagcctactcaaatgtcagtaaaccaagtaggccttaattaacttactttcatagcttaGGCAGGTTAGCAACACTAGGTTGAGATGACAGGtgcaagtaaagcagatcattaacgttagccttctatttattgtcatcaaaactgcagaggagtgaacaagttatagggcagtctctggtgtctgcaggggtgagtgtggcatctgagtcaatattctgcgcgaggggctgttgtggtaggtgaaatttcacgggaaaaccatgatgattggtcaaatttgcgaaaaagttgcagtgtttggacaaaattgcgaggtcgcccagaattcacgaggatttgctgaatttgcgttaattgttgcgatcgcaacatcgcgaattcctggagggactgattgCTTCCTGTTAGTTAAGACGTCAGTCTTTTTATGGGTCTATTTCCCCCTTCCCTATatgcattgtgtgtttgtgtttgtgtgtgtgagagtctgtgtgttaCACCAATCATATCAGCCGATGTACCAGTATCAATCCGATACACATTCAACCCAATTTATTtgactgacagacagatagatactttattgatccccaagggggaaAACGCGGATCGTATCATCCGATGTGCCAGCACCAATCCGATAGACACACTCAGCCCATTTGGTCTTTGAGTcttagggagagagggagtcaaGTCATTTTGAGACTGAGTGACTGTCGCGGGAAGtgcgtcataacaaagggatACCAGACCCTCGTGtaacagctgtagcctacttcAAGCTCGGAAAAATAGTTAGAAAATAAGACAGAAAAATAACAAGTTTCCCCATGCGGCTTCCTTATGTACAGAAAATCAAAAGGATACCTTcttatgtgatttctgcaacagtggCAGTCATAGTAATTTCTTTCGTCAGTCATtatgttcatgttaatgaataTGAAGGAAATTTAAATCATAGGCGCGATATCTGCCGTGATTTACATCAGCTGGTGTGTCTAGGGTCGTCTTTTTGAGCTCCTCCCACCTGACTCTGGTAGATCACGTGGACAGTCTGGCACAATCAATTAtttcataaataaatgttcattacgaataataataaaaaaggctCTACTATTTTTCCATAGATTGTCAAAAAGACCAAGTTTTTCCCGCTGTATTATCCATAAACAATAAAGTATATTATGTTCctacttctgtgtgtgtatgtgtgtgtgcatatgtgtgtgagcgggGGGAGTTGGggggctgtgtatgtgtatgtgtgtgtgtgtgtgtgtgtgtgtgtgtgtgtgtgtgtatgcatgtgtgtgtaaggggagaGTTGGggggctgtgtatgtgtgtgtgtgcatgtgtgtgtgaggggggagtTGGGGGGCTGTGGTGTAAGTGGATTAAAGCGTCCACTCCAGAGTTCTAATCACATTCCCACCCACTgctccacatccacacacacacacacacacacacacacacacacacacactcaccgtgCCGTACCACTCTACTtgccccacccacacacacattgccaaaAATGGTTCCACTGACTCACACACCCGCCCGCTCAGACGGAGGaaagagtggtgtgtgtatgtgtgtgtgtgtgtgtgtgtgttagaggcaGAGGCGCTGGCCATCGTGACTCACTAATGTAAGGGGGCCTGGATAGTGACACTAAGTAATATTCATATTAACCAAAGTGGGAAACACTCATCCCCGTCTTCTAACCCCACCCTCACTTCCACTACAGGAGGAAGAAAGGGATTATGGCTAAACATGACTACTGGGCTTGATGCGTTTACTGTTTTATTCCAACTAAAGACCACTGACATGTCAAGACCACTGACGTGTAAAGACCACTGACATGTAAAGACCACGGACATGTAAAGACCACGGACATGTCAAGACCACGGACATGTGAAGACCACTGACATGGCTTCTGAGAGAGAGCACCACAGGAAAGAGTGCGTTGGCACAACATAAGACACCCAGGGCTGCTCAATTATCGCACAAATCAAAATTATTTTGGTTGATATCGATAGCACAATTATTTAACCTGATTACTCAATGATTTCGGAAACATCTCCCATCCTACTGAGAAACAAAGAAAAATATGTAAAAATGGATTTATAACTCAAGATAGAACGAGAGAATTGCTAAATGGAATGCAGCGACTTTGTTTCGACGATGTTGTTTTCATAATCGTTATAATTGATGACTTATCAATTCATTCGGTTAATTGCGCAGCCCTGACAGACACATGGATGCATCAGCCTGTCCAGTTTTGGCCTCCACCCTTTCTCTCTTGGCTACACAAACACAACGGTGGCAGCTGCGTCTCTGGCGTGGAGGTGGGAGGGGCCTTGTGTCAGCTAGTGCGTGTTGTTCACTCCACTGATGTAAACACAAAGGACCTTTATTCTAGAATGGTGCTTCCCTCTGAGTTCCCATGGCGTCACCATGGAGTCTGAAGTGGAGAGGGTTCTAGAATCCCGCTGTAATCACAGTCGCCTTAATTAGCGTAATCAGACACAGCTGGGAGATCAACATCTCCTATTCTTCATAATCACACCTGTCATTTCTCATACAGcattgggacacacacacacacacacacacacacacacacacacacacacacacacacacacagatgactcactctctaaca
This genomic interval carries:
- the sdhaf3 gene encoding succinate dehydrogenase assembly factor 3, mitochondrial, with the protein product MANVAHVSRVRSLYKRILVLHRFMPIDLRALGDQYVKDEFRRNKSASPEEVNAFMTEWEKYRATLQTQVLDTMSGKLEKLEFGVVLSEERLKHFQDEQVGQLYELMLEATKPNRQFDIQDDRS